TCGGCGGAGATACCGGCACCCGTCAACACCGCAACGCGCTGCGCCCGCCGGAGCGCTTCAACGACCAAGCCTCGCCTCCAACTTTGCCTTGGCATCGGGCCACTCGGTGGCCAGGATGCTGTAGTAGACGGTATCCCGATAGACGCCGTCCCACCGCAAACCGTGGTGACGCAGCACCCCTTCGCGAACCCCACCGATCCGCTCGATGGCCTGCTGGGACTGCAGGTTGCGGCCGTCGGTCTTGAACTGGATCCTGAGCGCCCCGAGTTCCTCGAAGGCATGCCGAAGCAAGAGGTACTTGCACTCCGTATTGATCGCGGTCCGCTGCGCGGCAAGACCCAACCAGGTCCAGCCAATCTCGAGCGCCCGATCGCCGTGGCGGATTTCCAGGAACCGAGTCGACCCGACCGCGCGGTCGGTCAGGGCATCGACGATGGCAAAAGGCACTTCACTCCGGTCCGCAGCAGCGCGCCAGGCCCGATCGATGATCGCAAGCATCGCCTCGCGATCCCGCGGTCGAGGCGTCGGCAGGTAACGCCAGATGGAATCGTCGGCGCCGGCCTCGAGCAGCTGGTCGGCGTGATCGTGGTCGAGCGGCTCGAGGCGGGCATGCTCGCCGTAGAGCACCACGGGCGTCGGGTTCATGGGTGACTCGGTCGGGGTAGGTGGCGTTCAATCTATCACAGCCGACTCATCGGAAGCACAATGGGGCTTGTCACCATCGCCTGGCCTGCCGACCCTTCACGCCAATGGCTACAGACCTGT
This region of Gemmatimonadales bacterium genomic DNA includes:
- a CDS encoding GNAT family N-acetyltransferase; amino-acid sequence: MNPTPVVLYGEHARLEPLDHDHADQLLEAGADDSIWRYLPTPRPRDREAMLAIIDRAWRAAADRSEVPFAIVDALTDRAVGSTRFLEIRHGDRALEIGWTWLGLAAQRTAINTECKYLLLRHAFEELGALRIQFKTDGRNLQSQQAIERIGGVREGVLRHHGLRWDGVYRDTVYYSILATEWPDAKAKLEARLGR